TCCCAGGCAAACTGCAGCCCGCGCAATCGGATGGCAGCACGATAGGGTTCGCCCTTTTGTTGAACTTCGTCTGGATCAACCTGTCCGAGGTCTTCAGATACTTCGTTTTCGTAAGACCGATGATGCGGGATGCCCTCCCCGCGCTGCCCGATGTCGCACCGATGAGCGTTCCGGTGTTTCTGATCTGGGGGGTCTGGGACACGATCCTCGTGATTGCCGTAACCCTGGTCGCCACACTCGCTCTCGAACGGCTGGGCGGTTCGCCGAAAAGCATCTTCAGGATTGCGACGGGCATCTGGGCCGGAATTTTTGTCATTCTCTGGCTCGGCCTTTTCAACATGAACCTGGCGACACCCGGCGTGCTGCTGATCGCCTTGCCGCTTGCGTGGCTTGAGATGTTTGTGGCGGTGCACCTGGTGGCCTACGCCATGCGCCGGTAGCAGTGACCGGCGCAATCAAACCGTCTCATCCGGTTTTCACCCGAACCGCCTGTTCACGCTGTGGCTCTTGTAGTGCCTTGCCAGATTCAACGGCTGCAAAACTCTAGGGGCCTGATCACTTCCGCCCATGTCGTTTTCCCGGCCTGCACGGCAGCAGCGAGGCACGGCGCGATGTCTGGGCGCATCTCGTTCCTTTGGGGAACTGGGTTGACGGGTCCCGGAAAGTTGAGGGCCGGGAGACCTGATCAGCCGGTTGGTTCAGCCGGAAAAGGGCGAACGTGAAAAGGACCTCAGGAGGTTTTCAGAAGAAACTGAAGACGGTGAAAATGAGATACAGGCTCAAGGCGACGGAGCCCCAGTAGAGAAAGTTCTTAAGCAACAGGAAGTGGAGGTCGCCATCGCCGTCATTGCGGTTTGGCGTGGATCCCAGTTCTTTGCGCCACGCTTCAAGAACGGCCTCGTCAGAAGTTTGTGCATTTGTGGACGCGAGCGTCGCCATGCCGGAAAAGGAACCGGTTGCCTCTGGAGAAACACCGCTGCGGACAAGACCGAAATCGCCTTTTCTGCCAAACCACACGTTCACCATGGTCGACAACATGTACGAGGAGGACCTGGAACTCGAGAGGCTTTTAAGTAGCCGGCTAATCATTCTCTTCAATCCTTGCACAACAACGCCTGCTGACTCGCATCAGGACCGCACTCCGGGCGCCTCGCCCTTGATCGACCCGGATGATTCATTCAGAAGCCGAGTCCTTGAGTAAAAAGTCGCCGAAACACCTTTCGGCATGCCCACCGATCAGCGGACGCGAGCAGTCTCCAAATCCAATCGTTTAAACCTAGCGACGCATATTATGTGCACACGCATGGAGAGCGCTGTTATGCCTGAACCGAAAAAAGTGATTTACGAAATCTTAAGGAAACCCATTGAATTCATGAACAAAAATTAACGATTACGCATTTTGCGCAAACGTCACCAGGTCTGACCGCAACAGAAGCCATTTGCCGGGCAAAGAAGGGAAACAGCGCATTGATCTGATCCTGGAAAAGGGTCTGCCTAGCGCAACAGCACAAGACAAGCGCTAAATCAAAACACGCCACTCAGCGCGCACCCGCCAATGAAAGGACCAAGTCAAGGAACGTTTCGCGCGTTTCCGGCCGCCGCACCCGCCTTGCGCATACAAGCCGTCAACACGCGCCGGAGTCGCTTTCACAGGTCACCTCGGCAACAAACCGCGGGCGTCTCACCTGGTTGTCGCTGAGCGTGAACGTGCCGATAAGCTCGTTGATGAGCATCGGCGTATATTCGGCGCTCACCATCACGTAAATGACGGATTCACCTTCACCGACGTCCGGAAGATCGAGCTCATCCAGGTCCGCCTGCTCCAGAACCGCTTCGTCCACGTTGCTGCGGCTCCATGCGAGTTCGAGATCCTCATCCTCGTCAACATCGAACACGTTCCGGATGCTCGCGACGACCACGGTGAAATCCGAATTGGCAGAATATTTGCCCGCAAGCGCTTCACCGATTGCGACCAACTCGTCAAAGTCATCGTCGTCGATGGATCCCCGGTCGCGCGTCACCAGATCCACGACAACCCCGGTGACCTTGGATATGACCTTGTCTCCCCTGAACCCGTCATAGAACGAGACGACGTTGATCAGGACCAGGATCAGAAAGGGAAACACGAGCGCGAATTCGACGGCTGCGAGACCGCCGCTGTCGCGCCAGAAGAATTTGGACCGGAAGAGCGTTTGCAGGTTCATGTCAGAAAGGCTCGTTCAGAAAGGCCGTCGAGGAGATGAGCTCGAAGCGGTCGTTGCTCGTCTTCGCAAGGTTCAGGCCGAATCCGAGACCCGGCGTCAGCAGATCCACCGTCAGACAGACCCGCATGAAGACAATGCTGTTGCCCACCCCGGGATTGAAGGTAACGGCAGGCACCAGTTCCACCGTGGAGTCCCGGCACGCCACATCGCTGGTCGGCAGGGAAGACATCGAGGTTATCTCTGTGAGCTCGACCGTGATTTCGTTCGTGCAGTTCGGAATCACCGCGGCTGTCACGCCACAGACAGCGGCTTCGATGTCGGTCTGGGTGATGGATCCGTCTGCAACGCCCGCCGACACATCCCCGGTATAAACCTGTTTGGAGACCACGTTGACGGCATGGTCGACCATTGCCATACGGGTAAGCAGAAGCCCAATTTCAAACAGCGAAAACAGCATTGCGAAGAAAACGGGCGCCAGCAGCGCGAATTCGACAGCAGTCGTGCCTGCCCGGTCGCGCGCAAGCACCCTGCAAAGTCCCCACCTGCCCCGGCATCCGCTGCGCCCGCGCATCAGCCCGAAATCCTCAGGCTGTTGATCGACGCCGCAATGCCGTTGAACGCGCTGTCGAGGTCAAAAGCATCGACGTGGTAGTAGTTGCTCGGTGTACTTGCGCAATATTTCAAGAGCGTTTCCGGATCGGATCCGCTCGCAATCTGATACCCGATCGTATAGACAATGACGCTGTTGTCTCTCAAAGCCTCACAGATTCGCTTGAAATAGGCGGTCGCGTTGGAGGAGGTCGAGGAGTCGACATTCACGCTGCCACTGACAACTGTCTTTTGACGGTCGGCACTGTTGATGATGTGTGGCTTTTCAGCGCTCGTCGGCGAAACCGGGCGATCCTGCCCGGTTATCCCCCCATCGGTCATGATGATCGCGACCTTCATCGTGCCATCATCGTCGAAGTCCGCGGGGCGGTCGGTGAAATCCCCCCCGAGGTCGCCCTTATGACTGGGTGACAGCGCCTTCGCGCCCCACATGACACCGATGTCCATTCCCGTACCGTCCGACAGGGTCATTGCGTCAATCCGGTCATTCAGATCGGATGCGCTGTTGGAATTGAAGAGGGCTTCGGTATCGGATCTCGGGCACCAGTCGTTCTTCGCCCCGTACCGGGTGAAATTCGGCACCTGGGGTCGTGACCCGGACGGGATCTCCAGAAGATTGTAGTCGCTGTTCGTGTATTCGATGCAGGTGTTGCCGTGCGTGAACCTGAAAACCGAATGCGGAATACTGTCTGCCGGCGCATAATTCGCATCGATCGGGTCTATGTTGGAGGAATCGGACGCAGCCGGGACGGCCAGCTCGGCAAAGAGGTCCGCGCCGATGTTCACGGTGCCGCCGAACGGGATCAGGTTGATCGATGTGTGGTTCACCAACTCGCCGTCCAGCATATGATCGACGAAAGACTTGGATGCGCTCCTGAGATCGGCGACCTTTGCGCCGCTCATGGAAGATGAAATGTCCAGAACCATGGAAATCTCGATATCGGTCTGCGACTGCACGGCAACCGATTTTGCTCTCACGGTCTGGGTGTTTATGCCGATCAGCGACAGGAATGGCGTCTTGAGCGTGACGCTCGCAGTGACCTCAAGTTCCCTGGAACTCTCCGTGTCATCGAGCACATTGGTCGTATAGGACAGCGTGTCCCACACGGTGCCATCCGGAAGGTTGGCGTCCATATAGGTGTCGACGACGTCTTCCATGTCACCGCTTTGCGAGAGCGCGGCGGCGGCCAGGGTGGCTGAATCAAGCATGATCTGCAACCGCTCCTGCGTTGATGTCATTCTCAGGACATCAACGCTGCCGCAGGCCGCAACGATCAAAGGCAGGGCGCAAAGCGCCGTCAGAATCGCGACATTGCCGGAATCATCACGACGAAACCGTGCCAGTCGCGGCACAAAATTCGCAAATGGAGCCATCTCAATCTCACCAGCATTGTATTGCCAAGTACAGATGAAGACCCCATTCAACGCCTGCAATATAATACATATTTTTATTACATTAAAAGTCAATTAATGGAATTAAGAATCAATATTTTAAAATAAAACAACGAAAGATGATTAATAATTAACTAACAGAGAGTAATCTTCTTTCCATATTTGAATGTTTTCTGAAGTTTATCCTGAGGCTCGAGCTTCAAGACATGATCACCATGAGAAGGCAAATCTCTGAATCATTGGAATTTTTACGAATTTTTTCAGCTACTTGCAGCGCCGCTGGCAGAGAGGCACGTTTCCTCAAGGGACCTTCACAGGGCCAATTTCGGAAAGAAGATTAGGTTTTCGTTAAGGAATTCTGCTTCAGTTTTCTTAATGCCTGAGGAAAACACAACCCCAAATGCACATCCTTGATCGACGCAGGAAAAATGTATCCGGCACCACAAGAAGACATGCCAGACTGATCGACCATCGAACACACCATGAGGTGCCAGATAACATGCAGTTTTGACTTTCCGTTATGAGGTTTGCGCAACTTGATGGCGGAGGCGGCCAAATTTGCGGCACAGCCTGCCCCGGTCGAAACGGGTCTCGAAAATCTGCTCTCGTCTGTGCGGTCCCAGCGATTCGACATCCACGCAGGAACCGTCTGCTGAGCCGCCGATATCAAGGAGATTTGGATCGCATTTTCCGCACAAGCGATCCTGGCATGCAAAAACTGATATTTGTGCTGATACTATAAGCGAAAATTATATCAACATTAGTTTGGTTTATGGATTTGTTTACCGACAAACGGTCTTCTTTGCTGACAACAGCCTCACTGGATGCACCGATATGACTGACGAAACACTGGAAGAACGTTTGGCCTTCAACAGGATTGACGAAAGAACCATTGCGCTGCTCAGGGCGAATTCGGTGACAATCCTGTCCATCCTCCCCGGCGTGCTGGACGGATTTTACGACCATATCGGCGAAATCTCCGAAACGAGAGCGTTCTTTCGTGATGAAGCACACATGCGGCATGCCAGACAAAAACAGCTGGAACACTGGCAAATCATCGCGGAAGGCCGGTTCGACAGCGACTATGTTGCCTCCGTGACCCGCATCGGCGAAGTCCACAATGAACTGGGCCTCGAACCGCGCTGGTACATCGGCGGCTACAACTTTCTGGTCACCGGTGTCGTCGACGCGATTTCGCGGACAATGCCGGTGGGTTTCACCTCGGGAAAGCGGCGGGAATACCTTCGCCGGTTGCAGACAGCGGTAATCCGGGCCTCGATGCTCGACATGGACTATGCCATTGACGTCTACCTCAAGGCCGGCGTCCGGGACAGGCACGAAACGCTGGAACGCCTGGCCGCGCAATTCGAAGAGTCCGTTGGTGGAATTGCCCAGGGCGTGGCAACCGCCGCCGGCAGCTTGTCGGACGCGTCCCAGGAGCTAAAGGAAGGGGCGCAGGAAACATCGGGAAACATTGCAGCTGTTTCCGCCGCAGCCGAAGAAACGGCATCAAACGTGCAGACAGTGGCGGCGGCCACGGAAGAAATGGCCGCTTCCGTGACCGAGATCACCCGTCAGATAGCAAACTCGACGGATCTGTCGTCCAAAGCCGTGGAAGGCATGCGGGCGACCAATGGCAAGGTGGAACTGCTGACGTCGTCGTCACAGGTGATTGGCGAAATCGTCAGTCTCATCAGTGACATTGCAGAAAGAACAAATCTTCTCGCGCTCAATGCAACCATCGAAGCGGCGCGTGCAGGTGGTGCCGGCAAGGGCTTTGCCGTCGTTGCTTCGGAAGTGAAACAACTGGCGGAACAGACGGCAAAGGCAACCGCCGAAATCGAGACACAGGTTGCCAGCATTCAGGGAGCCACCACCGATGCAGCCGCGTCGATCTCATCCATCAGCAAGATCATCGAGGAAACGCATGTGATCTCCTCAGCCATTGCATCGGCCGTGGAAGAACAGGACACGGCAACGCAGGAAATCGCACGAAACGTCGAGGAAGCCGCCAAGGGGACGCAGGACCTGTCGCGCAATGTTGCAGCCGTGAGCAAGACCGCTGAAACCACCGGTACGTCCTCCAGTCAGATCTCCGGCTCCGCCGCACGATTGTCGGAACAGTCCGGCGGCCTGAAGGCAGAGGTCGACAATTTTCTGAAATCGGTGCGATGCGCCTGAATCTTGCGCCGCCGGACGCGGGGTCCGTTCGGACCAGATGCGCAACCGTGCACGGATACCGGTGATCCGCGCCCCAACCTCGCCTCGAGCACAACACCCGGATCATCCCCCGATCCGCGCGCGCCGGTCAGCGCCCCGATCAACTTGCCGGGTGTGTGCCGGTGTCGACAGCAAGCCACTCAAGATGGGCACGCGCGCATGGCGGGACGGGAGTACGGGTTTTCTGCCTGCATATGCTCCGACCCGCAAGACGCGCCTGAACGGTCTGCACCGATGTCGAAAGGTTCCGGCAGCTCACTCCGATCGCCTCACGGGCGTTCGCGTGGCCGGCGCGGGGTTCCCTGTCTGGATTTTTGTCCGTGCGCCAGAGCCACCAGGGACACCGCCCCGAAGGCAAAGACCAGATAAGAAAGCAGCGGTGCGGCTCCGAGCAGGACCAGCCACCAGAACGAGATACTGACGACGCCGAATGCCTTGAGAACTGCAAGGCCGATGCACGCCGTCCAGTAGGCGTAAATACCTTTTGCGTAGGTCACGATTGTCTTTCCTTAACGCCGTCTTGGGAGGCAGGGTTCCGGGCGCCGGAAATCTGCAAAGCAGAATACGGCGCAGACGCGGAATGCGGCCCTTGAGCCCGCCTTGCGATGAGCCTGTCGTCCGCCCTGCAGAAGCGCGGACAGGCCCGGGTTGCCACCGCCGCAGCCGAAGAAGGAAAACGCTGTGGTGACAGCGGGTCAGGCCTCCTCGCCGCCGGATCGGCACACCATTCAGCTGTAGTTGGAAAAAACATGGAGACAGGCTGAGCGCGAAACCGGCAAGCGGCCTCGAAACCCAGCACTGGTTCACATGAAATGATCTGTGTTGACGGGCCGCGGTTTCGCGTGCCGGACGACCGGGACCAAAGCAGGCAACATGAACTCGTCATCAATGGACGTCTTTCGTTTCAGACGTCCCCCACACAGGTTCTGACTAGCCGATTGCGATTAAGATTGGATGAAATGGAACCCGAAAACTCGAACGGTTCATCCGGCACCCGAACGCCTCGTGGAGGCAGGGAGGGCTGCCGCGGTTCGGCTTTGAGACACCGGATTCAGGACACGGAAGCTGTATTTCGCACACCAGGGAATGCCCGCAGTTTTTACAGGGGATTCGCAACATAATATTGCGCAATCTGCATTAACAACCACCGATTTATCCATGATTGCATACCAAGACATTCTCAGGCTTTGGCCGGGCCGGAGAAATTTGGCGATGATGAATATTGGATATTCGAATGATGAACGGAAATCTGCTAAAGCAAAAAATACAGGCAACAGAAGTTATCGCGCTCCGCAAGTGCATTGAATGCCTCCACTTTGCAAATGCGGACGCCAGATTCGCGTCAGCACGAAACCCGACGCGCGGAAAATCCTATGTCGCGGCACGTGCGCTTCTCGATTACCTGGGAGGAAAGAAACGCGGTTACAGGCTAATGCGGGCTGTCGACCAGCACAATGTACCGCACTACTGGGTGGCCAACTCAAATGATGCGATCCTCGACCCGACAAAAGCGCAGTACGAGGTCTTGGGAGAGTTTCCACCTTATACGACTGGAATTTCAGTCAGTTACAGGCCCAAGAACAAGCACCGGACGCTGCTTGCGGCGATGAGACGGCTCAAGGTCGCCTAATACCCTCCTTCTCCCCGGCGAAACCGGTGCCTGCCGAGAATGGCGGAATGTTCAACGCACGATGTGTTGCATGAACCGAATTACCCACCGCCCCCCGACATGAAGGGCGCAGCGTCCTGAGGTATCCGGGCTGACCGCATACGATTTTCTGCGCAAGCGTACAACGAAACGCGACCGCCGATTCAGCTGCCGTTTTTTTCACCTCGCAACATTGCCGGATCTTGCATTTCCGGTTCTGCGTACCCGTCGAACGCTCCGGCAAGCCGGTCTGGCGCACGGCAACGGGAAGAATCACTTGCGCAAAACGTCACCGGCCAGGCACAACCGGGAAGCAACCAATTGTTGCGCAAGTCGCATAACCAGCTGAATTTCTTCCAACTACTGTCGCACCTGGACGGGCATTGGCGGCTCACTCTCAGGAGCACGCACGGCGCCCATACATCCAAATTTGGTCTGCCTGGTATGCCTGCCAACCGATCGGGAATTCACCCGGACGCAAACATCGGCTTACCGGGATGTGTGGCGAGAACGGGAGAAAGGAAGGCGCTGATGCGCGACGTTGAAATTTTTTCGACCTGTATTTTTCAGCCGCACAAGCGGGAAGGAGACCGGGACGCGCACCTTCTGTTCTGGTTCATCATCCGTCAGAACGAAAGGGACAAGCTGGCGGCCATTCGTGTCTACGGCGTCTCCGCGCATGAAAAAGACCGTGCGCGGGAAAACGCGTTTCAACGCTTCAAGGAAGAACATCCCGAATTTGCCATGGTTCCGATCGTGGCGCTTGACACGGAAAAACCCGCAACAAGGTGATGTACCTGCTTTGCTGTTGAAGCTGCAGTGGGAAGGTCATGCCTGCGGGTGCAGACAGCGACCGGGTTCCCGTTGCCCGTTTGACGGCCAATGTCCTGCAGAACAACCCCTTTACGCCGCTTTGATTTCTTCCAGGAACTCATCAACTTCGAGCTTCAGCTGGGCCGCTTGTCCGGAAAGCTCGGCGGCCCTCATCGTGACCTGGTTCGCCGCGGCCCCTGTTTCCAGCGAGGCCATGCTGATCCCTGACACGGTCTCGGAGACGGCGTCCGTTCCCCTGGAAGCCTCGGTGATGTTTTGAGCAATTTCCCGAGTTGCCGTGTTCTGCTGATCCAGGGCTGCGGCAATCTCGAGCGTCGTTTCGTTGATGGTTGAGATCGTGCCTCCGATTTCCGCTACTGAAGTGACCGAGGCGCGCGTGTGGTCCTGTATCTCCCGGACCAGGCCGGCAATGTTTTCCGTCGCTTTCGCCGTTTCATTCGCCAACGCCTTGACCTCGCTGGCAACCACAGCAAATCCTTTCCCGGCATCGCCGGCACTTGCCGATTCGATTGTCGCGTTCAATGCGAGCAGGTTCGTCTGGCCTGCGATCTTGGAAATCATGGATATCACTTCGCCGATCTTCTCTGCCGTCTGTGCAAGGCAATCGATTTGCGCCTCGGTTTTGGAAACCCCCTCAACTGCGTGCCTGGAAATCTCCGAAGCGCGGGAAATACGCGCGCTTATTTCATTGATCGAACTGGACAGTTCTTCCGTCGAACCGGAAACCGCAGAAACGTTTGTCGTTGCTTCTTCTGTTGCCGCCGCAACTGATGTCGTCTGGTTGCCGGTTTCTTCCGCGATGCTCGACATGGACTGCGCAGTGGTTTCAAGTTCCACCGATGCAAGCGACAAGGTGTCGACAATCGTACCGACCTTCGCGATGAAACGGCTCGATGCAGCGGCGAGTTTTTTCTGGCGGACAACCTCGTTCTCACGCTCTTGCGCCTGCTCCTCCTCGAGTTTGCGGGTTCTGATCATCCTCTCGCGGAATGTCTGATAAGCTGTGGCAACGGCTCCGATTTCGTCGCGCTGGCGGACCTCGACCTCCCTGGAAAAATCACCTTCGATCAAGGCATTTATCCCGGCGACAAC
This region of uncultured Roseibium sp. genomic DNA includes:
- a CDS encoding TadE/TadG family type IV pilus assembly protein — translated: MNLQTLFRSKFFWRDSGGLAAVEFALVFPFLILVLINVVSFYDGFRGDKVISKVTGVVVDLVTRDRGSIDDDDFDELVAIGEALAGKYSANSDFTVVVASIRNVFDVDEDEDLELAWSRSNVDEAVLEQADLDELDLPDVGEGESVIYVMVSAEYTPMLINELIGTFTLSDNQVRRPRFVAEVTCESDSGAC
- a CDS encoding TadE/TadG family type IV pilus assembly protein; translated protein: MRGRSGCRGRWGLCRVLARDRAGTTAVEFALLAPVFFAMLFSLFEIGLLLTRMAMVDHAVNVVSKQVYTGDVSAGVADGSITQTDIEAAVCGVTAAVIPNCTNEITVELTEITSMSSLPTSDVACRDSTVELVPAVTFNPGVGNSIVFMRVCLTVDLLTPGLGFGLNLAKTSNDRFELISSTAFLNEPF
- a CDS encoding globin-coupled sensor protein, producing MTDETLEERLAFNRIDERTIALLRANSVTILSILPGVLDGFYDHIGEISETRAFFRDEAHMRHARQKQLEHWQIIAEGRFDSDYVASVTRIGEVHNELGLEPRWYIGGYNFLVTGVVDAISRTMPVGFTSGKRREYLRRLQTAVIRASMLDMDYAIDVYLKAGVRDRHETLERLAAQFEESVGGIAQGVATAAGSLSDASQELKEGAQETSGNIAAVSAAAEETASNVQTVAAATEEMAASVTEITRQIANSTDLSSKAVEGMRATNGKVELLTSSSQVIGEIVSLISDIAERTNLLALNATIEAARAGGAGKGFAVVASEVKQLAEQTAKATAEIETQVASIQGATTDAAASISSISKIIEETHVISSAIASAVEEQDTATQEIARNVEEAAKGTQDLSRNVAAVSKTAETTGTSSSQISGSAARLSEQSGGLKAEVDNFLKSVRCA
- a CDS encoding methyl-accepting chemotaxis protein; protein product: MQQSFVSHQPDHLANKPSLSIGAKIVGLVVMCLVGLVLVAAIALWQLVNIGSLIDDVASRDVPLTNAVTEITTHQLEQSISLERSLLAGFNLERNLKARQSFDDARASFLAYAVEVHKEISQAQKLAKAAEETAISDKSKSEFRRIHVAFDAIAEKHKIFNEYALRAYEMIDAGQLTDALTLHEEIGSIEDQLNHALEAMVADLAVFTLEAARTALEAERFAVRSILLISGIVLVASLGLALLLSKRAITGPLSEVVAGINALIEGDFSREVEVRQRDEIGAVATAYQTFRERMIRTRKLEEEQAQERENEVVRQKKLAAASSRFIAKVGTIVDTLSLASVELETTAQSMSSIAEETGNQTTSVAAATEEATTNVSAVSGSTEELSSSINEISARISRASEISRHAVEGVSKTEAQIDCLAQTAEKIGEVISMISKIAGQTNLLALNATIESASAGDAGKGFAVVASEVKALANETAKATENIAGLVREIQDHTRASVTSVAEIGGTISTINETTLEIAAALDQQNTATREIAQNITEASRGTDAVSETVSGISMASLETGAAANQVTMRAAELSGQAAQLKLEVDEFLEEIKAA